One window of Magallana gigas chromosome 2, xbMagGiga1.1, whole genome shotgun sequence genomic DNA carries:
- the LOC105325855 gene encoding proteoglycan 4 isoform X3: MIVINRLLTFLSPMDLLIPVLLFSLVSSPFFVEALHAPINTTRTFTAQPPPSFQKQANLGVKSAKVFSFSGNSNAGVAPPLPPLPPQPKAKPWDVRNSYQIPQQGIFPPIQQRKPNVPPSFQRNNQPNQLMPQTFNRNQLLRAGSSGFPAKQQPFIVTTPIPTPSPDTLGGSQVRFNFKAAKARQAQLARMRTTSPKPSPPAKKKINTSSFNRFDRFNRFKKPRNKQKFKKPTTPKPEKKYVSGNGVQYTDLSKIAKDGSYMGNQDPLYVYSTTTAPPPTYPPTQPPYQRPYRNNYQNNYYQTTTYGYQYYQTTNNYNYDPYYQGQYQNNNAPYQGNNQQYQGPNNQQYQGNYQGYATTTPYYQDQGYQNQGQYNQGYQNQEGYQYTTPPYYPPAQPNNQAYQNNYGPSAGTQQGGNYPQNYFGNQTNSNYNYPGQDPNAQYKPQPQGPVQNTQYQPPPANQGPPSNQGTNTQYQPPPGNQGSNAPYQPPPGNQGSNTQYQPPPANPAPNAQYQPPSANLAPNTPYQPPPGNQGSNAPYQPPPGNQGSNTQYQPPPANPAPNAQYQPPSANLAPNTPYQPPPGNQGSNAPYQPPPGNQGPNTQYQPPPANQGPNAQYQPPPGNQIPPMNQGPNNQYAPPPGIQGPNTQSLPPTGIQAPINQGPPVNPGANGQYQPPPGSQGVNGQYQPPPGAQGPNTQYRPPSGAQGPPPVQGQSYQPAQPAQPYPPQGNPPYQTNLDQGAQQPQNISSNAPYQYQPGQGYNDNYIPPKSGGAGSSPEQSWVRIDNIMTTVKPPSNERWVQVGSIKPTWTTQSTITVNQNKKVQDTTTRAPPDVAGWSDPAPNPNDINLEIIGDTLIDTPIEITKSLDINMTSETSANTGSDKPLRGDIQIEKAVKGNVTTDGKSNVSSLESNAKLKTDKNMSKDPPKPKTTTTSTTTTSTTTTPKPTTTTPKPTTTTPKPTTTTPKPTTTTPKPTTTTKKPTTTTKKPTTTTPKPTTPKPTTTTPKPTTTTPKPTTTTTPKPTTKKPTTTTTTTTKAPSTTTTRTKRPKVSSMHYKIENQASSQQIKETKPHVSVDVKEKITKQSSTSVKIDTSRMPNSENHTNRILAVEPSNRHILVKILQFLYSNSSDPTSLETIKQEILSTTSKDQQIIIFDILAAYLGGTPPDNSYLQKITKAESKRARREVFTFNRSPSSRIHTAMAPRDKTTENHSMTSKRQQ; the protein is encoded by the exons GTATCATCGCCATTTTTCGTCGAAGCGTTGCATGCACCAATCAACACGACGAGGACGTTTACAGCACAGCCACCTCCAAGTTTTCAAAAACAGGCTAATTTAGGTGTTAAAAGTGCAAAGGTGTTTAGTTTTTCTGGAAATTCTAATGCCGGGGTAGCGCCACCTCTGCCACCTTTACCACCTCAACCAAAAGCAAAACCCTGGGACGTAAGGAATTCCTACCAAATTCCACAACAGGGGATATTTCCTCCCATCCAGCAACGCAAACCAAATGTACCTCCATCATTTCAAAGAAACAATCAACCGAACCAGTTGATGCCACAAACATTTAACAGAAATCAACTATTACGGGCCGGTAGCTCCGGATTCCCTGCAAAACAACAACCTTTTATAGTGACTACCCCAATTCCAACCCCAAGCCCAGATACCCTCGGTGGATCACAAGTGCGCTTTAACTTTAAAGCAGCGAAAGCCAGACAAGCCCAACTTGCTCGTATGCGCACTACTTCTCCGAAACCTTCCCCACCTGcaaaaaagaagataaatacTTCTTCGTTTAATCGTTTTGACAGATTCAATCGCTTTAAAAAACCtcgcaacaaacaaaaatttaagaaaCCAACGACACCAAAACCAGAAAAGAAATACGTCTCTGGAAACGGAGTTCAGTACACCGATTTGTCAAAAATAGCAAAAGACGGAAGTTACATGGGAAATCAAGATCCTTTATATGTTTATTCAACAACCACTGCTCCACCACCAACGTATCCACCAACTCAGCCTCCTTATCAACGACCTTACagaaataattatcaaaataattactATCAAACTACAACATACGGGTATCAGTATTATCAGACGACCAATAACTATAACTACGACCCATACTACCAAGGTCAATATCAAAACAACAATGCTCCATATCAAGGAAATAATCAACAATATCAAGGACCAAATAATCAACAGTATCAAGGTAATTATCAAGGGTATGCCACTACAACTCCTTATTATCAAGATCAAGGATACCAAAATCAAGGGCAATATAACCAAGGTTATCAAAATCAGGAGGGATATCAGTACACAACCCCGCCATATTATCCTCCTGCGCAACCAAACAACCAGGCCTATCAAAACAACTACGGCCCATCAGCAGGTACACAGCAAGGCGGAAACTATCCCCAGAACTATTTTGGAAATCAGACTAACTCTAATTATAATTATCCTGGACAAGACCCAAATGCCCAGTATAAACCTCAGCCACAAGGACCAGTACAAAATACTCAATACCAACCCCCACCAGCGAACCAAGGCCCACCCAGTAATCAAGGAACAAATACCCAGTATCAACCACCTCCAGGAAATCAAGGTTCAAACGCACCATATCAACCTCCGCCAGGAAATCAAGGATCGAATACACAATATCAACCACCACCAGCGAATCCAGCACCAAATGCACAATATCAACCCCCATCCGCAAATCTAGCACCAAATACACCATATCAACCTCCTCCAGGAAATCAAGGTTCAAATGCACCATATCAACCTCCGCCAGGAAATCAAGGATCGAATACACAATATCAACCACCACCAGCGAATCCAGCACCAAATGCACAATATCAACCCCCATCCGCAAATCTAGCACCAAATACACCATATCAACCTCCTCCAGGAAATCAAGGTTCAAATGCACCATATCAACCCCCTCCAGGTAATCAAGGACCGAATACTCAATATCAACCACCACCAGCCAATCAGGGACCCAATGCACAATATCAGCCACCACCGGGTAATCAAATACCACCAATGAATCAAGGACCCAATAACCAGTATGCACCACCACCAGGAATTCAAGGACCGAATACCCAATCTCTTCCTCCAACAGGTATTCAAGCACCAATTAATCAAGGACCACCCGTTAATCCTGGAGCGAATGGACAATATCAACCACCGCCGGGTAGTCAAGGGGTAAATGGTCAATACCAACCCCCACCAGGAGCCCAAGGTCCAAATACACAATATCGACCACCATCAGGAGCTCAGGGGCCTCCACCTGTTCAAGGCCAATCTTACCAGCCAGCACAACCTGCACAACCATACCCGCCACAAGGAAATCCTCCTTATCAAACAAACCTCGACCAAGGAGCTCAACAACCacaaaacatttcatcaaaCGCTCCTTATCAATATCAACCGGGACAAGGATATAATGACAATTACATTCCACCCAAGAGTGGGGGAGCTGGATCATCTCCTGAACAAAGCTGGGTTAGAATTGATAACATCATGACCACAGTTAAACCCCCGAGTAACGAACGATGGGTTCAAGTAGGATCAATCAAACCAACTTGGACTACCCAGTCAACTATCACagtgaatcaaaataaaaaagtgcAAGACACCACAACGAGAGCACCACCAGATGTAGCAGGTTGGA GTGACCCTGCCCCTAATCCTAATGACATAAATCTCGAAATAATTGGAGACACTTTGATAGATACCCCCATTGAAATCACAAAATCTTTAGACATTAATATGACATCCGAAACTTCCGCTAACACTGGGTCAGATAAGCCCTTGAGGGGGGACATTCAAATAG AGAAGGCAGTCAAAGGCAATGTTACCACTGATGGAAAATCCAATGTATCTAGTTTGGAATCTAATGCCAAATTGAAAACGGATAAAAACATGTCAAAGGATCCTCCAAAGCCCAAGACAACTACCACCTCTACGACCACTACGTCAACAACAACAACTCCTAAGCCAACAACAACGACACCAAAACCAACAACGACGACACCAAAACCAACAACGACGACACCAAAACCAACAACAACGACACCAAAGCCAACAACAACCACAAAGAAACCGACAACAACCACAAAGAAACCAACAACAACCACACCAAAACCAACAACACCAAAGCCAACGACGACTACACCAAAGCCAACGACGACTACACCAAAGCCAACAACAACGACCACACCAAAGCCAACAACAAAGAAACCTACAACCAcaactacaacaacaacaaaggcgccatcaacaacaacaacaagaaCGAAACGCCCCAAAGTATCTTCCATGcactataaaattgaaaaccAAGCTAGTTCACAGCAGATCAAGGAAACTAAACCTCACGTTAGCGTCGATGTCAAAGAAAAGATTACAAAACAAAGCTCCACTAGTGTTAAAATTGATACTTCTAGAATGCCAAATTCTGAAAACCATACCAACAGAATTCTAGCAG TGGAGCCATCGAACAGACACATTCTTGTAAAGATATTACAGTTCCTCTATAGCAACTCATCTGACCCAACCTCCCTAGAAACTATCAAACAAGAAATTCTGTCTACGACGTCTAAGGACCAACAAATCATCATTTTTGACATCCTTGCGGCTTACCTCGGAGGCACTCCTCCAGATAATTCCTATCTT caaaaaataaCCAAAGCCGAGTCCAAACGAGCGCGCAGAGAGGTGTTTACGTTCAACAGAAGCCCGTCCTCAAGGATTCACACCGCTATGGCCCCCCGCGACAAGACTACAGAGAACCACAGTATGACGTCCAAGCGGCAGCAGTAG